One Arthrobacter sp. FW306-07-I genomic window carries:
- a CDS encoding glycosyltransferase family 4 protein → MKIVIDARFTRTDHHDGISRYGASLIAATAKIADVSMLVSDVRQLALLPDVPYTLISSPLSPRELFVARTVNGIGADVVVCPMQTMGTWGRKYGLILTLHDLIYYEHPAPPGFLPAPVRVLWRLYHKAFWPQRLLLNRADIVATISRTTEALMAKYRLTGRPVRIIANAPQPAQEPRNPSGGADKTIIYMGSFMPYKNVETMVAGMAGLPGYTLHLLSRITPQRRAELERIIPPGASVVFHNGVTDAEYDALLRRATALVSLSRAEGYGLPLVEAMALGTPVIASDIPIFREVGADAALYVDPESPGQFADAVSRLQDDAHWQDLSRRSIARASEFSWDESARQLVEAAHEVMAKRQLA, encoded by the coding sequence TGTCATCGATGCACGTTTCACCCGCACCGACCACCACGACGGCATCAGCCGCTACGGAGCAAGCCTGATTGCTGCCACGGCGAAGATCGCCGACGTGTCCATGCTGGTCTCCGATGTCCGGCAGCTGGCCCTCCTGCCGGACGTTCCGTACACGCTCATCAGCAGCCCGCTCTCCCCCCGCGAGCTGTTCGTCGCCCGGACGGTCAACGGCATTGGAGCGGACGTGGTGGTGTGCCCCATGCAGACCATGGGCACCTGGGGCCGCAAGTACGGCCTCATCCTCACCCTGCACGACCTCATTTACTACGAGCACCCCGCTCCCCCGGGTTTCCTGCCCGCACCCGTGCGCGTGCTCTGGCGGCTGTACCACAAGGCTTTCTGGCCGCAGCGCCTGCTCCTCAACCGCGCGGACATCGTAGCCACCATCAGCCGCACTACAGAGGCCCTGATGGCCAAGTACCGGCTAACGGGCCGGCCCGTGCGCATCATCGCCAACGCCCCGCAGCCTGCCCAGGAACCCCGCAACCCGTCTGGTGGAGCCGACAAAACCATCATCTACATGGGCTCGTTCATGCCGTACAAGAATGTGGAGACCATGGTGGCGGGCATGGCCGGGCTGCCCGGCTACACCCTGCACCTGCTCAGCCGCATAACGCCCCAGCGGCGCGCCGAACTGGAACGCATCATTCCGCCGGGCGCCTCCGTGGTGTTCCACAACGGCGTGACGGATGCGGAGTATGACGCGCTGCTGCGCCGGGCCACTGCACTGGTGAGCCTGTCCAGGGCCGAGGGGTATGGACTTCCCCTGGTCGAGGCCATGGCCTTGGGCACCCCGGTGATCGCCAGCGACATTCCGATCTTCCGGGAAGTGGGTGCGGACGCCGCACTCTATGTGGACCCGGAGTCCCCGGGGCAGTTCGCGGACGCGGTATCACGACTGCAGGATGATGCGCACTGGCAGGATCTGTCCCGGCGATCCATTGCGCGGGCAAGCGAGTTCAGCTGGGACGAGTCGGCACGCCAGCTGGTGGAAGCGGCGCACGAGGTCATGGCGAAAAGGCAGCTGGCCTAG